From a single Hevea brasiliensis isolate MT/VB/25A 57/8 unplaced genomic scaffold, ASM3005281v1 Scaf1, whole genome shotgun sequence genomic region:
- the LOC110644113 gene encoding fructose-bisphosphate aldolase 1, chloroplastic has product MASASLLKSSPVLDRSEFVKGQSLRQPSASIIRCHPASSSALTILAGSYADELVKTAKTVASPGRGILAMDESNATCGKRLASIGLENTEANRQAYRTLLVTAPGLGQYISGAILFEETLYQSTTDGKKMVDVLIEQNIVPGIKVDKGLVPLPGSNNESWCQGLDGLASRTAAYYQQGARFAKWRTVVSIPNGPSALAVKEAAWGLARYAAISQDNGLVPIVEPEILLDGEHGIDRTFEVALKVWAEVFYYLAENNALFEGILLKPSMVTPGAECKDKATPQQVSDYTLKLLKRRIPPAIPGIMFLSGGQSEVEATLNLNAMNQGPNPWHVSFSYARALQNTCLKTWAGRPENVKAAQEVLLVRAKANSLAQLGKYTGEGESEEAKKGMFVKGYVY; this is encoded by the exons atGGCCTCTGCATCACTTCTCAAGTCATCACCAGTCCTTGACAGGTCTGAGTTCGTGAAGGGTCAGTCCCTCCGCCAACCTTCTGCCTCCATCATCCGGTGCCACCCCGCCTCCTCCTCAGCCCTCACCATTCTTGCTGGCTCCTATGCTGATGAGCTTGTCAAGACTGCG AAAACTGTTGCATCACCTGGACGTGGAATTTTGGCCATGGATGAGTCCAATGCTACATGTGGGAAACGTCTTGCATCAATTGGGCTAGAAAACACTGAGGCTAACCGCCAGGCATACCGTACCCTTCTTGTGACAGCTCCTGGCCTTGGCCAATACATTTCTGGTGCCATCCTATTTGAGGAGACTCTCTACCAATCCACCACTGATGGCAAGAAGATGGTGGATGTTCTTATCGAGCAAAACATTGTCCCTGGTATCAAAGTCGACAAG GGTTTGGTGCCTCTACCTGGATCCAACAATGAATCATGGTGCCAAGGTCTTGATGGTCTTGCCTCCCGCACAGCTGCTTACTACCAGCAGGGTGCTCGTTTCGCTAAATG GCGTACTGTTGTGAGCATTCCCAACGGCCCATCTGCTCTGGCAGTGAAGGAAGCTGCATGGGGTCTTGCTCGCTATGCTGCTATTTCTCAG GACAATGGATTGGTCCCAATTGTTGAGCCAGAAATCTTGCTTGATGGTGAGCATGGCATTGACAGGACTTTTGAAGTAGCACTCAAGGTGTGGGCTGAGGTTTTCTACTACTTGGCAGAGAACAATGCCCTGTTTGAGGGCATTCTTCTCAAGCCTAGCATGGTCACTCCTGGAGCTGAATGCAAGGACAAGGCCACCCCTCAGCAGGTTTCAGACTACACCCTGAAGCTCCTCAAGAGGAGAATCCCCCCAGCAATTCCAGGAATCATG TTTTTGTCTGGTGGGCAATCTGAGGTTGAAGCAACCCTGAACCTGAACGCCATGAACCAAGGTCCAAACCCATGGCATGTGTCCTTCTCATATGCAAGGGCTCTCCAGAACACTTGCCTCAAGACCTGGGCTGGCAGACCTGAGAATGTGAAGGCTGCTCAGGAGGTACTTCTTGTCCGCGCCAAGGCCAACTCTCTTGCTCAGCTTGGCAAGTACACAGGTGAGGGAGAATCAGAAGAAGCCAAGAAAGGAATGTTTGTCAAGGGCTACGTGTACTAA
- the LOC110644117 gene encoding uncharacterized protein LOC110644117: MASNDDIVEGSISTLLIDSLRTNQNGDALSPEEIAWVDSCLIKDPEISDGDWSSMKDALIEILGLQPDSHDSSAPGTDSFPGGTDIEMLHSAEPGLVKSSGGTDVGSIKINKETETSNDEFPIKEECGNSLSQHFQGDLSVSLSNAFLPNYREENKRMSESIDSRLSIGCSTDEIEPSIEDIFRIWDLGIPVEEDEFVKQLNKALSESSDQLIPSRTDDSGAWKDCKEESVDDLIAGIADLSLTERFK; this comes from the coding sequence ATGGCTTCCAATGATGATATAGTTGAGGGCTCTATATCTACTCTTCTTATTGATTCCTTGAGGACTAATCAGAACGGAGATGCCCTTTCACCTGAAGAAATAGCATGGGTTGATTCTTGTCTGATTAAAGATCCAGAAATTTCAGATGGTGATTGGAGTTCCATGAAAGATGCCTTGATAGAAATCCTAGGTTTGCAACCTGATTCTCATGACTCTTCTGCACCTGGAACTGACAGCTTTCCTGGAGGAACTGACATTGAGATGCTTCATTCTGCCGAACCAGGACTTGTTAAGTCATCTGGAGGAACTGATGTTGGTTCTATCAAAATTAATAAAGAAACGGAAACAAGCAATGATGAATTTCCAATCAAGGAGGAGTGTGGCAATTCATTATCACAACATTTTCAGGGAGATCTCTCAGTAAGTTTGAGTAATGCTTTTCTGCCAAATTACAGGGAGGAAAACAAGAGAATGAGTGAATCCATTGATTCAAGGCTCAGTATTGGTTGTTCAACAGATGAGATAGAGCCATCAATTGAGGATATCTTTAGGATCTGGGATTTGGGCATTCCTGTAGAGGAAGATGAGTTTGTTAAACAGTTGAACAAGGCCCTTTCAGAAAGTAGTGATCAATTGATTCCATCAAGGACTGATGATTCGGGGGCATGGAAGGATTGTAAAGAAGAATCAGTTGATGATTTAATTGCTGGCATTGCAGACCTGTCTTTGACTGAGCGTTTTAAATAG